From one Saccharomyces cerevisiae S288C chromosome XVI, complete sequence genomic stretch:
- the ELC1 gene encoding elongin C (Elongin C, conserved among eukaryotes; forms a complex with Cul3p that polyubiquitylates monoubiquitylated RNA polymerase II to trigger its proteolysis; plays a role in global genomic repair), translating to MSQDFVTLVSKDDKEYEISRSAAMISPTLKAMIEGPFRESKGRIELKQFDSHILEKAVEYLNYNLKYSGVSEDDDEIPEFEIPTEMSLELLLAADYLSI from the coding sequence ATGTCTCAAGATTTCGTTACGTTAGTATCAAAAGATGATAAGGAATATGAGATATCACGATCTGCTGCGATGATTTCACCGACGTTAAAAGCTATGATTGAGGGACCCTTCAGGGAAAGCAAAGGCCGAATAGAGCTCAAGCAGTTTGACTCGCATATTCTAGAAAAGGCTGTGGAATATTTAAATTATAATTTGAAGTACAGCGGCGTTAGCGAGGACGATGATGAGATTCCAGAGTTTGAAATACCGACAGAAATGTCGTTAGAGCTGCTACTTGCGGCGGACTATTTGAGTATATAG
- the NOP4 gene encoding mRNA-binding ribosome biosynthesis protein NOP4 (Nucleolar protein; essential for processing and maturation of 27S pre-rRNA and large ribosomal subunit biogenesis; constituent of 66S pre-ribosomal particles; contains four RNA recognition motifs (RRMs); human ortholog RBM28 implicated in ANE syndrome), with translation MEETIENVEVPSSNVSKQNDDGLDMKTLFVRSIPQDVTDEQLADFFSNFAPIKHAVVVKDTNKRSRGFGFVSFAVEDDTKEALAKARKTKFNGHILRVDIAKRRDRSKKTSEVVEKSTPESSEKITGQNNEDEDDADGEDSMLKGKPKLIIRNMPWSCRDPVKLKKIFGRYGTVVEATIPRKRDGKLCGFAFVTMKKISNCRIALENTKDLKIDGRKVAVDFAVQKNRWEDYKKAQPEMNDKDDNESGNEDAEENHDDEEDENEEEDRQVDQASKNKESKRKAQNKREDFSVFVRNVPYDATEESLAPHFSKFGSVKYALPVIDKSTGLAKGTAFVAFKDQYTYNECIKNAPAAGSTSLLIGDDVMPEYVYEGRVLSITPTLVREDAGRMAEKNAAKRKEALGKAPGEKDRRNLYLLNEGRVVEGSKMADLLTNTDMEIREKSYKLRVEQLKKNPSLHLSMTRLAIRNLPRAMNDKALKALARKAVVEFATEVKNKERHPLSKEEIIRSTKEKYKFMGPDEIEAQKKKDKKSGVVKQAKVIMEVKGSTAGRSRGYGFVEFRDHKNALMGLRWLNCHAVTSDEILEGLNDDEKKQVDNDLGKGRRLCVEFAIENSNVVKRRREQLKQARTKRTRPDNEDTGDVGESENKKPKKEEATTPTNPDDKKMGDDIKRIIGFKRKRKHAKK, from the coding sequence ATGGAAGAAACAATAGAAAATGTTGAAGTGCCTTCTAGTAATGtctcaaaacaaaatgacGACGGCCTAGATATGAAGACTTTGTTTGTGAGGTCTATACCCCAGGATGTCACAGATGAGCAGCTGGcagatttcttttccaattttgcTCCGATCAAGCATGCGGTAGTTGTTAAGGACACGAATAAAAGGTCCAGGGGCTTCGGGTTCGTTAGTTTTGCTGTAGAGGATGACACAAAAGAAGCCCTAGCTAAGGCCAGAAAGACCAAATTTAACGGACATATCTTGAGGGTAGACATTGctaaaagaagagatcgttcaaagaaaacatcaGAAGTGGTTGAAAAGAGCACACCTGAGTCATCTGAGAAAATAACGGGCCAGAacaatgaagatgaggacGATGCTGATGGTGAAGACTCCATGCTAAAAGGTAAACCGAAATTAATTATCAGAAATATGCCATGGAGTTGTCGTGATCCAgttaaattgaaaaagatctTTGGTAGATATGGTACCGTCGTGGAGGCTACCATTCCAAGGAAGCGTGATGGTAAATTGTGTGGATTTGCGTTTGTTACTATGAAGAAAATCAGTAATTGTAGAATTGCTTTGGAAAACACCAAAGACTTGAAAATTGATGGTAGAAAGGTGGCTGTTGATTTTGctgttcaaaaaaacagaTGGGAAGATTACAAAAAAGCCCAGCCAGAAATGAATGACAAAGATGATAACGAGTCAGGAAATGAAGATGCTGAAGAAAACCATGAcgacgaagaagatgaaaatgaagaggaagataGACAAGTAGATCAAGcttcaaaaaacaaagaatcGAAACGTAAAGCACAAAACAAAAGGGAagatttttctgtttttgtTCGTAACGTCCCTTATGATGCCACTGAAGAATCTTTGGCTCCGCACTTCAGTAAATTTGGCAGCGTTAAATACGCATTACCTGTTATCGATAAGTCTACGGGGTTGGCTAAAGGTACGGCCTTTGTAGCCTTCAAAGACCAATATACATATAACGAGTGTATCAAAAATGCGCCTGCGGCTGGCTCTACCTCTTTATTGATAGGTGATGATGTCATGCCTGAGTATGTGTATGAAGGTCGTGTTCTGTCCATTACTCCAACGTTAGTAAGAGAGGATGCTGGAAGAATGGCAGAAAAGAACGCCGCCAAAAGAAAGGAGGCCCTAGGTAAAGCGCCAGGCGAAAAAGATAGACGTAACTTATATTTGCTGAATGAAGGTAGAGTTGTTGAAGGCTCAAAAATGGCTGATTTGTTAACCAACACTGACATGGAGATCAGAGAAAAATCTTACAAATTAAGAGTGGAGCAACTGAAAAAGAACCCATCTTTGCATTTGTCGATGACTAGGTTGGCTATCAGAAATCTTCCTAGAGCAATGAATGATAAAGCATTAAAGGCGTTAGCTCGTAAAGCTGTCGTGGAATTTGCTACAGAAGTTAAAAATAAGGAAAGACATCCATTGAGTAAAGAAGAGATTATCAGATctacaaaggaaaaatacaagTTCATGGGTCCAGATGAGATTGAAgctcaaaaaaagaaagacaaaaaaagtgGTGTTGTCAAGCAAGCAAAAGTTATAATGGAAGTTAAAGGATCAACTGCGGGAAGAAGTAGAGGTTACGGTTTTGTAGAATTCAGAGATCATAAAAACGCTTTGATGGGCTTAAGGTGGTTGAATTGTCATGCCGTTACCTCCGATGAAATTTTAGAGGGTTtgaatgatgatgaaaagaaacaagtaGACAATGACTTAGGCAAAGGAAGACGTCTTTGTGTTGAATTTGCGATTGAGAACTCTAACGTCGTAAAGAGAAGAAGGGAACAATTGAAGCAAGCAAGAACCAAGAGAACAAGACCAGATAATGAAGATACTGGAGATGTCGGAGAATCCGAGAATaagaagccaaaaaaagaagaagcaacGACGCCCACCAATCCCGATGACAAAAAGATGGGCGATGATATAAAGAGAATAATCGGGTTCAAGCGTAAGAGAAA
- the CAM1 gene encoding translation elongation factor EF1B gamma (One of two isoforms of the gamma subunit of eEF1B; stimulates the release of GDP from eEF1A (Tef1p/Tef2p) post association with the ribosomal complex with eEF1Balpha subunit; nuclear protein required for transcription of MXR1; binds the MXR1 promoter in the presence of other nuclear factors; binds calcium and phospholipids), translating into MSQGTLYANFRIRTWVPRGLVKALKLDVKVVTPDAAAEQFARDFPLKKVPAFVGPKGYKLTEAMAINYYLVKLSQDDKMKTQLLGADDDLNAQAQIIRWQSLANSDLCIQIANTIVPLKGGAPYNKKSVDSAMDAVDKIVDIFENRLKNYTYLATENISLADLVAASIFTRYFESLFGTEWRAQHPAIVRWFNTVRASPFLKDEYKDFKFADKPLSPPQKKKEKKAPAAAPAASKKKEEAKPAATETETSSKKPKHPLELLGKSTFVLDDWKRKYSNEDTRPVALPWFWEHYNPEEYSLWKVTYKYNDELTLTFMSNNLVGGFFNRLSASTKYMFGCLVVYGENNNNGIVGAVMVRGQDYVPAFDVAPDWESYDYAKLDPTNDDDKEFINNMWAWDKPVSVNGEPKEIVDGKVLK; encoded by the coding sequence ATGTCTCAAGGTACTTTATATGCTAACTTCAGAATTAGAACTTGGGTCCCAAGAGGTCTTGTCAAGGCTTTGAAGCTGGACGTTAAGGTTGTTACGCCAGATGCCGCCGCTGAACAGTTCGCAAGGGACTTTCCCTTGAAGAAGGTTCCGGCTTTCGTGGGTCCAAAGGGTTACAAGCTAACCGAGGCAATGGCGATTAACTATTATTTAGTAAAGCTTTCACAGGACGACAAGATGAAGACTCAACTTTTAGGTGCCGACGATGACTTAAATGCCCAAGCGCAAATCATCAGATGGCAATCTTTGGCCAACAGTGATCTGTGCATCCAGATTGCCAACACCATCGTTCCCTTGAAGGGCGGCGCCCCCTACAACAAGAAGAGCGTTGATTCTGCGATGGACGCTGTTGACAAGATCGTCGACATCTTCGAGAACAGATTGAAAAACTACACCTATTTGGCTACGGAAAACATCTCCTTGGCCGACTTGGTGGCTGCCTCGATTTTCACCAGATACTTTGAAAGCCTGTTCGGTACTGAATGGAGAGCTCAACATCCAGCCATCGTGAGATGGTTCAACACCGTTAGAGCCTCACCCTTCTTGAAGGATGAATACAAGGATTTCAAGTTCGCTGACAAGCCATTGAGTCCCCctcaaaagaagaaggaaaagaaggcCCCAGCCGCCGCTCCCGCCGCttcgaagaagaaggaggAAGCCAAGCCAGCTGCTACCGAAACTGAAACTTCTTCCAAGAAACCAAAGCACCCATTAGAATTATTGGGCAAGTCAACTTTCGTTTTGGATGACTGGAAGAGAAAGTACTCCAATGAAGACACCAGACCAGTTGCTTTACCTTGGTTTTGGGAGCACTACAACCCAGAAGAGTATTCCCTGTGGAAAGTCACCTACAAGTACAACGATGAATTGACTTTGACTTTCATGTCCAACAACTTGGTCGGTGGTTTCTTCAACAGATTGTCCGCCTCTACCAAGTACATGTTCGGTTGTCTGGTAGTCTACGgtgaaaacaacaacaacggTATTGTTGGTGCAGTTATGGTTAGGGGCCAAGATTACGTTCCAGCTTTCGATGTCGCACCAGATTGGGAATCTTACGACTATGCAAAGTTGGATCCAACTAACGACGACGACAAagaattcatcaataacaTGTGGGCCTGGGATAAGCCAGTTTCCGTCAATGGCGAACCAAAGGAAATTGTTGACGGTAAGGTCTTAAAATAA
- the VPS16 gene encoding tethering complex subunit VPS16 (Subunit of the HOPS and the CORVET complexes; part of the Class C Vps complex essential for membrane docking and fusion at Golgi-to-endosome and endosome-to-vacuole protein transport stages) encodes MKNPSFDWERLKDVFYRSRAIGELKWPTQYEEFKCALSLTVIAVEIQDFIQVYNYFGQLLGKINLQRIHEDIIKFEFDKDEKLILVTKSSIKIVKGWSPLTIESVPLQDPTIDTIWDYHNGIMLLAKSRDIYKLNGNEWELLYENKDKKYNLLTKNHWSCNDDSIILLDVDHVYQVSTSNGALLKLITDSSWHKVTISSRGFICLYNMKDNKLQIFRDPARILMEHNLDSTPDDICWCGNDTVACSFEDEIKLYGPDGLYVTFWYPFTVTNLRAEVDGLKVITTEKIYFLSRVQPQTSNIFRIGSTEPGAMLVDSFSLLEDHAPKAIEILKNFVLEKGVLDCIAAAIDEFEPKLQKMLLNAASYGKASLQYKSFDASIFVNACNTIKLLNCFRSFGIFLTVEEYRCISLKGVIDRLLKYHRYYECIQICKLANERFLLGYVFTEWAKDKIKGSPDMEDDELLDKIKSRLSVIDMTDTLQMVAVAKVAYLEGRFQLSRNLALLEKNEEARIEQLYNLDDDSIALKECIKVQNYSLTISLLIALSKKLTNSQLTKLLIIDMFNNPLYLYYMRMDKAYLYDFYRQTDRFIDLAHVLLQQGKEQQSLHSFLPQIKDLYSQVQNSEVVNNTIEQLQRQEKLWIYQESLGKRFAISFTNMTLDQTLSKLIETGQDKQVKEIVKKFKISEKKLYHLKCKTLVEAKKFDELLQFAQSRKSPIGYMPFYTYLKSRGHMDKASPYVNMIPGLSYQEKKKLYVECRGFRDAIQLAGKEKDIPGLKEIYNIIPPNEPELKALANETMSRI; translated from the coding sequence atgaaaaaccCTAGCTTCGACTGGGAAAGATTGAAAGACGTATTTTATAGAAGCAGAGCCATTGGCGAATTAAAATGGCCAACTCAGTACGAGGAGTTCAAATGTGCCTTGTCATTAACTGTTATCGCGGTTGAAATTCAAGACTTTATACAAGTATACAATTATTTTGGGCAGCTGTTAGGCAAGATAAATTTGCAAAGAATTCATGAGGATATAATAAAGTTTGAGTTCGATAAAGACGAGAAGCTGATATTGGTCACGAAAAGCTCCATCAAAATTGTGAAAGGTTGGTCGCCACTGACGATAGAAAGTGTCCCATTACAGGACCCAACCATTGATACTATCTGGGACTATCACAATGGAATCATGTTGTTAGCAAAATCTCGTGATATATACAAGTTAAACGGAAATGAATGGGAACTTCTTTACGAGaacaaagataaaaaatataatttatTGACAAAAAACCACTGGAGTTGCAATGATGACTCCATCATTTTACTGGATGTTGATCATGTATATCAAGTAAGCACCTCGAACGGGGCACTATTGAAGTTAATCACAGATTCGTCGTGGCACAAGGTAACGATCTCATCTAGAGGATTTATTTGCCTTTATAATATGAAGGACAATAAACTGCAGATTTTCAGAGATCCAGCAAGAATACTAATGGAACACAACTTGGATTCTACACCAGATGATATATGTTGGTGTGGCAATGATACCGTTGCTTGTTCTTTCGAGGACGAAATCAAATTATACGGCCCAGATGGTTTGTATGTAACATTTTGGTACCCTTTTACTGTAACTAACCTAAGGGCAGAGGTTGATGGGTTGAAGGTTATTACCACTGAAAAGATTTACTTTCTATCCAGGGTACAACCTCAGACTTCTAATATATTTAGAATTGGCTCAACCGAGCCTGGTGCAATGCTTGTTGACTCATTTAGTTTACTGGAGGATCATGCACCCAAAGCAATTGAAATATTAAAGAATTTTGTCTTAGAGAAGGGTGTACTGGACTGTATTGCTGCTGCAATAGACGAATTTGAACCTAAACTACAGAAGATGTTGTTGAACGCTGCATCTTATGGAAAAGCTTCTTTGCAGTACAAGTCATTTGACGCTAGTATATTTGTGAATGCGTGTAATACgataaaattattaaacTGCTTCAGAAGttttggtatttttttgaCTGTGGAGGAATACAGGtgtatttctttgaaaggTGTCATTGATAGGCTGTTGAAGTATCACAGATATTATGAGTGCATACAGATATGCAAATTGGCCAATGAACGATTTCTGTTAGGATACGTGTTTACTGAGTGGGCAAAGGATAAAATCAAGGGTAGTCCTGACATGGAAGATGATGAGTTACTAGACAAAATCAAATCTCGACTAAGTGTTATAGATATGACGGATACATTACAAATGGTAGCAGTTGCGAAAGTTGCATATCTTGAAGGAAGGTTCCAGTTATCCCGTAATTTAGCTTTATTAGAGAAAAACGAAGAAGCTAGAATTGAGCAACTGTATAATCTTGATGATGATAGTATAGCGCTAAAGGAGTGTATCAAAGTACAAAATTACAGTCTGACAATTTCATTACTGATTGCACTTTCCAAAAAGCTGACAAACTCTCAACTGACGAAGCTTTTGATCATTGATATGTTCAACAATCCCTTATATCTCTATTATATGAGAATGGATAAAGCATACTTGTACGATTTTTACCGCCAAACTGACCGATTTATTGACTTGGCTCACGTATTACTGCAGCAGGGAAAAGAACAGCAATCTTTACACAGCTTTTTACCGCAAATTAAGGACCTTTATAGCCAAGTTCAAAACAGTGAAGTGGTCAACAATACAATAGAACAACTTCAAAGACAGGAAAAGTTGTGGATATACCAAGAATCATTAGGCAAAAGATTTGCTATATCATTCACTAATATGACTTTAGATCAAACGCTTTCGAAGTTAATAGAAACAGGGCAAGATAAACAGGTGAAAGAAATAGTtaaaaagttcaaaataAGCGAAAAAAAGCTGTATCACCTGAAATGTAAAACGTTAGTCGAAGCTAAGAAGTTTGACGAACTACTACAGTTTGCTCAGTCGCGGAAATCACCAATTGGTTACATGCCTTTCTACACATACTTAAAAAGCAGAGGCCATATGGATAAAGCTAGTCCTTATGTTAATATGATACCTGGCCTTTCGTAtcaggaaaagaaaaagctttATGTGGAGTGCAGGGGTTTTCGTGATGCAATTCAACTAGcaggaaaggaaaaagacATTCCAGGCTTAAAGGAgatatataatattataccACCTAATGAGCCGGAATTAAAGGCATTAGCAAATGAAACTATGAGCAGGATATAG
- the SGF11 gene encoding SAGA histone acetyltransferase complex subunit SGF11 (Integral subunit of SAGA histone acetyltransferase complex; regulates transcription of a subset of SAGA-regulated genes, required for the Ubp8p association with SAGA and for H2B deubiquitylation), with protein MTEETITIDSISNGILNNLLTTLIQDIVARETTQQQLLKTRYPDLRSYYFDPNGSLDINGLQKQQESSQYIHCENCGRDVSANRLAAHLQRCLSRGARR; from the coding sequence ATGACCGAAGAAACTATTACTATAGATTCTATTTCAAATGGGATACTGAATAACCTGTTAACCACATTGATCCAGGACATTGTAGCTCGGGAAACCACTCAACAACAATTGCTGAAGACAAGATATCCGGATCTTCGCAGTTATTATTTCGACCCGAACGGATCTCTCGATATTAATGGACTACAGAAGCAACAAGAGTCCTCTCAGTATATTCACTGTGAGAATTGTGGCAGGGATGTGTCCGCAAACAGACTAGCAGCTCATTTACAGAGATGTTTGAGTAGGGGTGCTAGACGTTGA